A genomic stretch from Lathyrus oleraceus cultivar Zhongwan6 chromosome 2, CAAS_Psat_ZW6_1.0, whole genome shotgun sequence includes:
- the LOC127119282 gene encoding uncharacterized protein LOC127119282 isoform X1 — protein sequence MAEGEDVAMSGLKSPLSQSHETWKEGMERNQSQVDVLQEKLKEIKACIHGSEEDSKKELEVLWQRVRTTNTLLTYLKSKARIMAIPHLAHTSCGIKKLDGVGLVDKDGIPLSGWSRNVDLSLFDGKDEEESWIGISRHQGSLDEQDAVYIGEMLNSVQMVTDVMEALVKRVLLAESETTIEKEKVSLGQEEIMRKSAQLENLSMKLEEMESFALGTNSILNDMRQRVADLVEETTRQRERAAENEEELCRVKQEFVSLKSYVSSLITVRETLLSSEKQFQTIKKLFERELIATLERCRNWESSNYLISSITHLTSRLCFWILLFSLQPVRDTREKQIQLWKELIIDYCKTQKIFVIGIEDEFPLFTNTVIENFDSARSLTHEAREALLSALVSEGRAEWMDKGRRKCLILWHRIQDWADILLQFREHDNWSTGRKDDAFRIAYCGRYLLLLLWSNTWLEI from the exons ATGGCAGAGGGTGAAGATGTTGCAATGTCGGGTTTGAAGTCTCCGTTGAGTCAATCACATGAAACGTGGAAGGAAGGGATGGAAAGAAACCAATCTCAAGTCGATGTATTGCAAGAAAAGCTTAAGGAAATAAAGGCTTGTATACATGGATCAGAGGAAGACTCGAAAAAGGAATTAGAGGTTTTGTGGCAAAGAGTAAGGACTACTAATACGTTGCTTACGTACTTGAAATCAAAAGCTAGAATCATGGCTATTCCTCATCTAGCACATACGTCTTGCGGCATCAAGAAATTAGATGGAGTAGGGCTTGTTGATAAAGACGGGATTCCGTTATCGGGTTGGTCTAGGAATGTTGATCTTTCTTTGTTTGATGGGAAAGACGAAGAAGAATCTTGGATAGGAATTAGCCGTCATCAAGGTTCGTTAGATGAACAAGATGCAGTTTATATAGGTGAGATGCTGAACTCTGTTCAGATGGTCACTGATGTGATGGAAGCCCTTGTCAAAAGGGTTTTGTTGGCAGAATCGGAAACAACAATTGAGAAGGAAAAAGTAAGTTTAGGTCAGGAAGAAATTATGCGAAAGTCTGCTCAGTTAGAGAATTTGTCTATGAAATTGGAAGAAATGGAGAGTTTTGCTTTGGGAACAAATAGTATTTTGAATGACATGAGGCAAAGAGTTGCGGATTTGGTGGAAGAAACAACTAGACAGAGAGAGCGAGCTGCTGAAAATGAAGAAGAGCTTTGTAGAGTGAAACAGGAATTTGTTTCTCTCAAATCATATGTTAGTAGTCTAATCACAGTGAGAGAAACTTTACTATCTTCAGAGAAGCAATTCCAAACTATTAAGAAGCTGTTTGAACG GGAATTGATTGCAACACTTGAAAGATGCAGAAATTGGGAGAGTTCAAACTACCTAATTTCTTCAATTACCCACCTTACTTCAC GTCTTTGTTTTTGGATTCTGCTTTTCAGTTTGCAGCCAGTAAGGGACACTAGAGAGAAGCAAATACAGTTATGGAAAGAGCTTATTATAGATTACTGTAAAACACAGAAGATTTTTGTGATTGGAATTGAAGATGAATTTCCACTTTTTACAAATACTGTAATTGAAA ATTTCGATAGTGCAAGATCTCTTACTCATGAAGCTAGAGAAGCGTTGCTTTCAGCCTTAGTTTCTGAGG GACGAGCTGAATGGATGGATAAAGGACGTAGAAAATGTCTTATTTTATGGCATCGGATTCAAGATTGGGCTGACATTTTACTACAGTTT CGTGAACACGACAACTGGAGCACCGGAAGAAAGGATGATGCTTTCAGGATTGCATACTGTGGCAGATATCTTTTGCTGTTGCTGTGGTCAAATACTTGGCTGGAAATAT GA
- the LOC127119282 gene encoding uncharacterized protein LOC127119282 isoform X2: MAEGEDVAMSGLKSPLSQSHETWKEGMERNQSQVDVLQEKLKEIKACIHGSEEDSKKELEVLWQRVRTTNTLLTYLKSKARIMAIPHLAHTSCGIKKLDGVGLVDKDGIPLSGWSRNVDLSLFDGKDEEESWIGISRHQGSLDEQDAVYIGEMLNSVQMVTDVMEALVKRVLLAESETTIEKEKVSLGQEEIMRKSAQLENLSMKLEEMESFALGTNSILNDMRQRVADLVEETTRQRERAAENEEELCRVKQEFVSLKSYVSSLITVRETLLSSEKQFQTIKKLFERELIATLERCRNWESSNYLISSITHLTSRLCFWILLFSLQPVRDTREKQIQLWKELIIDYCKTQKIFVIGIEDEFPLFTNTVIERSLTHEAREALLSALVSEGRAEWMDKGRRKCLILWHRIQDWADILLQFREHDNWSTGRKDDAFRIAYCGRYLLLLLWSNTWLEI, encoded by the exons ATGGCAGAGGGTGAAGATGTTGCAATGTCGGGTTTGAAGTCTCCGTTGAGTCAATCACATGAAACGTGGAAGGAAGGGATGGAAAGAAACCAATCTCAAGTCGATGTATTGCAAGAAAAGCTTAAGGAAATAAAGGCTTGTATACATGGATCAGAGGAAGACTCGAAAAAGGAATTAGAGGTTTTGTGGCAAAGAGTAAGGACTACTAATACGTTGCTTACGTACTTGAAATCAAAAGCTAGAATCATGGCTATTCCTCATCTAGCACATACGTCTTGCGGCATCAAGAAATTAGATGGAGTAGGGCTTGTTGATAAAGACGGGATTCCGTTATCGGGTTGGTCTAGGAATGTTGATCTTTCTTTGTTTGATGGGAAAGACGAAGAAGAATCTTGGATAGGAATTAGCCGTCATCAAGGTTCGTTAGATGAACAAGATGCAGTTTATATAGGTGAGATGCTGAACTCTGTTCAGATGGTCACTGATGTGATGGAAGCCCTTGTCAAAAGGGTTTTGTTGGCAGAATCGGAAACAACAATTGAGAAGGAAAAAGTAAGTTTAGGTCAGGAAGAAATTATGCGAAAGTCTGCTCAGTTAGAGAATTTGTCTATGAAATTGGAAGAAATGGAGAGTTTTGCTTTGGGAACAAATAGTATTTTGAATGACATGAGGCAAAGAGTTGCGGATTTGGTGGAAGAAACAACTAGACAGAGAGAGCGAGCTGCTGAAAATGAAGAAGAGCTTTGTAGAGTGAAACAGGAATTTGTTTCTCTCAAATCATATGTTAGTAGTCTAATCACAGTGAGAGAAACTTTACTATCTTCAGAGAAGCAATTCCAAACTATTAAGAAGCTGTTTGAACG GGAATTGATTGCAACACTTGAAAGATGCAGAAATTGGGAGAGTTCAAACTACCTAATTTCTTCAATTACCCACCTTACTTCAC GTCTTTGTTTTTGGATTCTGCTTTTCAGTTTGCAGCCAGTAAGGGACACTAGAGAGAAGCAAATACAGTTATGGAAAGAGCTTATTATAGATTACTGTAAAACACAGAAGATTTTTGTGATTGGAATTGAAGATGAATTTCCACTTTTTACAAATACTGTAATTGA AAGATCTCTTACTCATGAAGCTAGAGAAGCGTTGCTTTCAGCCTTAGTTTCTGAGG GACGAGCTGAATGGATGGATAAAGGACGTAGAAAATGTCTTATTTTATGGCATCGGATTCAAGATTGGGCTGACATTTTACTACAGTTT CGTGAACACGACAACTGGAGCACCGGAAGAAAGGATGATGCTTTCAGGATTGCATACTGTGGCAGATATCTTTTGCTGTTGCTGTGGTCAAATACTTGGCTGGAAATAT GA